One part of the Tachysurus vachellii isolate PV-2020 chromosome 6, HZAU_Pvac_v1, whole genome shotgun sequence genome encodes these proteins:
- the gpatch11 gene encoding G patch domain-containing protein 11 — protein sequence MAAEEDDYMSDAFLNPLMDVRPGVPKVKRLKESLRRETLHKEKNILNQQKSYKEKEQTRRDVALQNSLSSENKGFALLQKMGYTAGQGLGKEGTGRVEPIPLNIKTDRGGIGMEEQKKRKAEEKLRNERKRLQVKQHMEKQSLEDFRERKRTEREHRETEGDLRKSQWACEQLDKQKGIIVPKDSWYWAEEVKNQEAEHDEPNTEGSKDDTELTSLVKLEFITSYLRSVHFYCIWCGTAYRDEEDINTNCPGCTASNHNE from the exons ATGGCAGCGGAGGAAGATGATTATATGTCTGATGCTTTTCTTAACCCTTT AATGGATGTTCGGCCTGGTGTGCCAAAGGTGAAACGTTTAAAGGAGTCTCTAAGACGAGAGACTTTgcacaaagagaaaaatattcttAACCAGCAAAAAAGCTACAAGGAAAAAGAGCAGACCAGACGAGATGTTGCTTTGCAGAACTCTCTAAGTAGTGAAAATAAAGGGTTTGCTTTGCTGCAGAAAATGGGCTATACAGCAGGACAAGGTCTGGGAAAAGAAG GTACTGGACGAGTTGAACCAATTCCCCTTAACATAAAAACTG ACAGGGGGGGCATTGGAAtggaagaacaaaagaaaaggaaagcagAAGAGAAGttaagaaatgagagaaaaagatTGCAAGTGAAGCAGCATATGGAGAAGCAGTCTCTTGAGGATTTCAG AGAGCGCAAAAGAACTGAAAGAGAACACCGTGAAACTGAAGGAGACCTGAGGAAAAGTCAGTGGGCCTGTGAACAGCTGGACAAACAAAAG GGAATAATTGTTCCAAAGGACAGTTGGTATTGGGCCGAAGAAGTTAAGAATCAAGAGGCAGAGCATGATGAGCCCAACACTGAAGGAAGTAAAGACGATACAGAATTAAcg TCATTAGTGAAGCTGGAGTTTATAACGTCATACCTGAGGAGTGTGCATTTCTACTGCATATGGTGTGGGACAGCATATAGAG ATGAGGAGGATATAAACACAAACTGTCCAGGTTGTACAGCATCAAATCACAATGAGTAA